A genomic region of Catalinimonas niigatensis contains the following coding sequences:
- the acs gene encoding acetate--CoA ligase, producing the protein MSHKIQTLGGYIHDYQKSVQQPEQFWSRIAESFYWRKKWDKVVEWDFEKPDIKWFLNGKLNITENIFERHLFTQGDHPAIIWEPNEPNDESRVLTLRELYEETCKFANAMKKNGIQKGDRIIIYMPMVPEAAIAMLACARIGAVHSVVFAGFSAASLTDRINDCKAKMVLTSDGNFRGTKSIPIKKVVDEAVENTSSIEKVIVLNRTGTEVKMQEGRDLWWHEVIEGASTECKAEEMDSEDMLFILYTSGSTGKPKGVVHTCGGYMVYTDYTFQNVFQYSTGDVYWCTADVGWITGHSYIVYGPLLAGATTLMYEGVPTYPDAGRFWKIVEKYKVNQFYTAPTAIRALQAHGTEPIQPYNLDSLRVIGSVGEPINEEAWHWYHDHIGKNRCPIVDTWWQTETGGILISPIAGVIPTKPSYASLPLPGIQPIIVDNEGKELKGNSVEGNLCIKFPWPAIIRTIYGDHERCRQTYFSAFKGYYFTGDGVKRDEDGYYRILGRVDDVINVSGHRMGTAEIENAINEHPKVIESAVVGYPHDIKGQGIYAFVICDLTDRSEENLKNEIRSTVNKIIGPIAKPEKIQIVPGLPKTRSGKIMRRILRKIAQGDTSSLGDTSTLLNPDVVEEIKNGAIE; encoded by the coding sequence ATGAGTCACAAAATTCAAACCCTTGGAGGATATATTCATGATTATCAGAAAAGTGTACAGCAACCTGAGCAGTTCTGGTCAAGAATCGCTGAGTCATTTTACTGGAGAAAGAAGTGGGATAAGGTGGTAGAATGGGATTTTGAAAAACCTGATATCAAATGGTTTCTCAACGGTAAACTCAATATCACAGAAAATATTTTTGAACGGCATCTCTTTACCCAGGGTGATCATCCTGCCATCATCTGGGAACCCAATGAACCCAATGATGAAAGCCGCGTCCTTACACTACGTGAGTTATATGAAGAAACATGCAAATTTGCCAATGCCATGAAAAAGAACGGCATCCAAAAAGGTGACCGGATCATCATTTATATGCCTATGGTACCTGAGGCTGCCATTGCAATGCTGGCCTGCGCACGCATAGGGGCGGTACATTCTGTGGTTTTTGCCGGCTTTTCCGCCGCTTCCCTTACTGACCGTATCAATGACTGTAAGGCCAAAATGGTACTTACTTCAGATGGTAATTTCAGAGGCACCAAATCCATTCCGATCAAAAAAGTAGTAGACGAAGCTGTTGAAAATACTTCTTCCATTGAAAAAGTGATCGTACTAAATCGCACCGGAACAGAAGTAAAGATGCAGGAGGGGCGCGACCTCTGGTGGCATGAAGTAATTGAAGGAGCCTCTACTGAATGTAAAGCTGAGGAAATGGACTCGGAAGACATGCTCTTCATCCTCTATACTTCCGGATCAACCGGCAAGCCTAAAGGTGTAGTACATACCTGTGGAGGATATATGGTGTATACAGATTACACTTTTCAGAACGTGTTCCAATACAGTACAGGAGATGTTTACTGGTGTACTGCCGATGTAGGCTGGATCACCGGGCACTCTTATATTGTATATGGCCCGCTTCTGGCAGGAGCCACCACTTTGATGTATGAAGGTGTGCCTACTTATCCGGATGCAGGTCGTTTCTGGAAAATCGTGGAAAAGTATAAAGTAAACCAATTCTATACTGCTCCAACCGCCATCCGGGCATTACAGGCACATGGTACTGAGCCTATTCAACCCTATAATTTAGATTCACTACGAGTGATTGGTTCGGTAGGTGAGCCGATCAACGAAGAAGCCTGGCACTGGTACCACGACCATATAGGAAAAAACAGATGTCCTATTGTCGATACCTGGTGGCAAACCGAAACCGGAGGTATTTTGATTTCACCAATTGCGGGCGTTATCCCTACCAAACCTTCTTATGCCTCTTTGCCCTTGCCTGGTATTCAGCCAATCATTGTAGATAATGAAGGTAAAGAACTGAAAGGAAACAGTGTGGAGGGAAACCTCTGCATTAAATTTCCCTGGCCAGCTATTATAAGAACTATTTATGGCGATCATGAGCGCTGCCGACAAACCTATTTTTCTGCATTTAAAGGCTATTATTTTACCGGTGATGGTGTCAAGCGAGATGAAGATGGCTATTACAGAATCTTAGGCAGAGTAGATGATGTGATCAATGTATCAGGCCACCGGATGGGTACTGCGGAAATTGAAAATGCGATTAATGAACATCCTAAAGTCATTGAGTCTGCGGTAGTGGGTTATCCTCATGATATTAAAGGGCAAGGCATTTATGCTTTTGTAATCTGTGACCTTACCGATCGTTCTGAAGAAAACCTCAAGAATGAGATCAGGTCTACGGTGAATAAGATCATAGGACCTATTGCCAAACCGGAAAAAATACAGATCGTTCCCGGCTTACCCAAAACACGTTCCGGTAAAATAATGCGCCGTATCTTAAGAAAAATTGCCCAGGGAGATACCTCCAGTTTAGGAGATACCTCTACCCTGCTCAACCCTGACGTAGTGGAAGAAATAAAAAACGGTGCTATTGAATAG
- a CDS encoding sodium:solute symporter family protein, whose amino-acid sequence MDVQTWTYIIVGLTFALYIGIAIWSRAGSTKDFYVAGGGVSPLANGMATAADWMSAASFISMAGLISFMGYDGAVYLMGWTGGYVLLALLLAPYLRKFGKFTVPDFIGDRYYSDLARTVAVVCALFVSFTYVAGQMRGVGVVFSRFLQVEIEWGVVIGMAIVFFYAVLGGMKGITYTQVAQYCVLIFAFMVPAIFISIQLTGHSIPQIGFGATLEGTDTYLLDRLDGLSQELGFNAYTNGSKSTMDVFAITAALMVGTAGLPHVIVRFFTVPKVKDARLSAGYALIFIAILYTTAPAISAFARVNLIETVADKEYSTIPDWFKNWEQTGLLAWIDKNEDGKVQYSKGAVITGITPEFVDGQQGNSGQRVVSNADPSSPNELYVDNDIMVLANPEIANLPNWVIALVAAGGLAAALSTAAGLLLVISTSVAHDLVKKQLLPDINERGELIVARLSAAVAVIIAGYFGINPPGYVAAVVALAFGLAAASFFPAIIMGIFYKRMNKEGAVSGMIVGLVSMIFYILKFKFDLLGGGTPEDWWLGISPEGFGFVAMLINFAVSIIVCQLTAPPPTEVQDIVEDIRYPRGAGKAISH is encoded by the coding sequence ATGGATGTACAAACCTGGACCTATATTATTGTAGGCCTAACTTTCGCGCTCTACATCGGCATTGCCATCTGGTCAAGAGCTGGTTCTACCAAAGATTTTTATGTAGCAGGTGGAGGCGTTTCCCCTCTTGCCAATGGCATGGCCACGGCTGCCGACTGGATGTCAGCCGCTTCTTTCATCTCTATGGCAGGACTCATCTCCTTTATGGGCTATGATGGTGCAGTTTATTTGATGGGTTGGACAGGAGGCTATGTCTTGCTCGCATTATTACTGGCGCCTTATCTTCGGAAATTTGGAAAATTTACAGTACCTGATTTCATCGGAGACCGCTATTATTCGGATCTGGCCAGGACAGTAGCCGTAGTCTGTGCGCTCTTTGTGTCTTTCACTTATGTAGCTGGCCAAATGCGGGGTGTAGGTGTGGTCTTTTCCCGCTTCCTACAGGTGGAAATTGAATGGGGAGTGGTCATTGGTATGGCTATCGTTTTTTTCTATGCTGTACTCGGCGGCATGAAAGGGATCACCTATACCCAGGTTGCCCAGTATTGTGTACTGATCTTTGCCTTTATGGTCCCGGCTATTTTCATTTCCATTCAGCTTACCGGCCACTCCATACCACAGATTGGTTTTGGTGCTACGCTGGAAGGTACAGATACTTACCTGCTGGACCGGCTGGATGGACTGAGCCAGGAGCTTGGATTCAACGCTTACACTAACGGCAGCAAAAGTACGATGGATGTATTTGCCATCACGGCAGCACTGATGGTTGGTACTGCAGGTTTGCCTCATGTCATCGTTCGTTTCTTTACGGTTCCCAAGGTAAAAGATGCGAGGCTCTCTGCCGGTTATGCGCTGATATTCATCGCTATTCTCTATACTACAGCACCTGCCATTTCTGCCTTTGCTCGGGTAAACCTGATTGAAACCGTAGCAGACAAAGAGTACAGCACTATTCCCGATTGGTTTAAAAACTGGGAGCAAACCGGCTTGCTCGCCTGGATTGACAAAAATGAGGATGGCAAAGTACAGTACAGTAAGGGAGCTGTGATCACCGGAATCACTCCGGAATTTGTAGATGGACAGCAGGGAAATTCCGGACAGAGGGTAGTTTCTAATGCAGATCCCTCCTCTCCTAATGAGTTGTATGTAGATAATGACATCATGGTGCTGGCCAACCCTGAAATTGCCAATTTACCCAATTGGGTCATAGCCCTGGTGGCGGCAGGAGGCCTGGCAGCCGCACTTTCTACTGCCGCGGGTCTCTTACTGGTAATCTCCACTTCAGTAGCCCACGACCTGGTCAAAAAGCAGCTTTTACCGGACATTAATGAAAGGGGTGAGCTGATAGTTGCGCGCCTGTCAGCCGCAGTAGCGGTGATTATTGCGGGATACTTCGGCATCAACCCACCCGGTTATGTGGCGGCAGTGGTTGCCCTGGCCTTTGGTCTCGCCGCCGCCTCTTTCTTTCCTGCCATCATCATGGGAATTTTTTATAAGCGCATGAACAAAGAAGGCGCCGTCAGCGGAATGATTGTAGGGTTAGTTTCTATGATCTTTTATATTTTGAAATTCAAATTTGATCTGTTGGGTGGAGGAACGCCTGAAGACTGGTGGCTTGGCATCTCACCCGAAGGTTTTGGTTTTGTGGCCATGCTGATCAATTTTGCTGTGTCTATCATAGTATGCCAGCTCACTGCTCCACCCCCTACTGAAGTACAGGATATTGTAGAAGATATCAGGTACCCCAGAGGGGCAGGTAAAGCCATTTCTCATTAG
- a CDS encoding acyltransferase family protein: protein MIDTQPKPIADLHLRVEKPERLLSLDLFRGATMFLLVGETTELYHHALEFSEEGSFMHGLALQFHHHPWNGLRFWDLVQPFFMFIVGVAMVFSLQKRVHRADDWNKARNHIFKRCALLFAFGVMLHCVYSGELVWELWNVLTQLSFTILVAFFLFRQPLKTQIIVSFGLLLLTEILYRFVLVDGFDQPFVQGENFGAWMDMVLMGKINGGGWVTINCLPTAAHTIWGVVAGKILISNRSSSEKLKPLIIAGIVGLVVGYAMDWTGFTPIIKRIATTSFTIVSGGWCLLVLAACYWLVDVKKVKLGVFFFSIVGMNSIFIYLFTQTVGHQWVNDFTAIFSNGILGWIGANGYTMAIVTSIAIFALYWYLCYWLYKRKIFFKV from the coding sequence ATGATTGATACTCAACCTAAACCTATTGCTGACCTTCACTTGAGGGTTGAAAAACCCGAAAGATTGCTTTCGCTGGATCTTTTTCGCGGAGCTACTATGTTTTTGCTGGTGGGAGAAACCACTGAGCTTTACCATCACGCTCTGGAATTTAGTGAGGAAGGTAGTTTCATGCATGGATTGGCACTACAGTTTCATCATCATCCCTGGAATGGCTTACGATTCTGGGATCTGGTGCAGCCCTTTTTTATGTTTATTGTAGGAGTGGCAATGGTTTTCTCTTTACAAAAGCGTGTCCATCGCGCGGACGACTGGAACAAAGCCCGCAATCATATTTTCAAGCGCTGTGCATTGCTGTTTGCCTTTGGCGTCATGCTGCATTGTGTGTACAGCGGGGAACTGGTTTGGGAATTATGGAATGTACTTACTCAGCTTTCTTTTACCATTCTGGTGGCATTTTTTCTTTTTCGTCAACCCCTCAAGACACAAATCATTGTCTCTTTTGGACTGTTACTTCTGACAGAAATCTTATATCGCTTCGTACTTGTTGATGGATTTGACCAGCCTTTTGTGCAGGGAGAAAATTTTGGAGCCTGGATGGATATGGTGCTGATGGGCAAAATCAATGGTGGAGGCTGGGTAACCATCAACTGTCTGCCTACCGCTGCCCATACCATCTGGGGGGTAGTGGCTGGCAAAATTTTAATTTCTAACAGAAGTTCTTCTGAAAAATTAAAACCTCTGATCATTGCCGGAATCGTAGGGCTGGTAGTAGGCTACGCGATGGACTGGACGGGATTTACCCCCATCATCAAACGTATTGCCACCACTTCATTTACCATTGTCAGTGGAGGTTGGTGTTTGTTGGTGCTGGCTGCCTGCTACTGGTTGGTAGATGTCAAAAAAGTGAAGCTGGGCGTTTTCTTTTTCAGTATTGTTGGCATGAATTCCATCTTCATTTACCTCTTTACCCAAACAGTAGGCCATCAATGGGTCAATGATTTTACGGCTATTTTTAGCAATGGTATACTTGGCTGGATTGGTGCAAATGGATACACAATGGCCATAGTTACTTCTATAGCTATTTTTGCTCTTTACTGGTACCTTTGCTATTGGCTGTATAAGCGGAAGATATTTTTTAAGGTTTAA